A single region of the Pseudorhodoplanes sp. genome encodes:
- a CDS encoding SCO family protein yields the protein MRRTALLALWIAASLAAPSAAAADTAAGRLDPQRVIERSEAAIGRSMGAYSLTATTGQTISLAALRDKPLVVSIVYSACSSVCPITTQHLISAVEQANQLFGPDRFNVLTIGFDARNDTPARMAHFASTQGITAPNWKVASADAGTISAVLRDLGFSYASVAGGFDHITQTTILDRDAKIYRHVYGDEFPIRMFMEPLRDVVHGRSAPLTVSGFVDRLKYICTTYDPGAGRYKTDYGLVFGSAMGGILLLMFGLVILREWRKTCRSA from the coding sequence ATGCGCAGAACCGCGCTTCTTGCCCTCTGGATAGCTGCGTCGCTCGCGGCGCCGTCGGCGGCGGCAGCAGATACGGCGGCGGGCCGACTCGATCCGCAGCGCGTCATCGAGCGGAGCGAGGCGGCCATCGGGCGCAGCATGGGCGCCTATTCGCTGACCGCCACGACCGGACAGACCATTTCGCTTGCGGCGCTGCGGGACAAGCCGCTCGTCGTGAGCATCGTCTATTCCGCCTGCAGTTCAGTCTGCCCAATCACAACGCAGCATCTGATCAGCGCCGTGGAGCAGGCGAACCAGCTGTTCGGCCCGGACCGATTCAATGTGCTCACCATCGGCTTTGATGCGCGCAACGACACACCTGCGCGGATGGCGCATTTCGCTTCGACCCAGGGCATCACGGCCCCGAACTGGAAAGTCGCGAGCGCCGACGCCGGGACCATCAGCGCCGTGCTTCGGGACTTGGGCTTCAGCTATGCAAGCGTTGCCGGTGGTTTCGACCATATCACGCAGACCACCATTCTGGACCGGGACGCCAAAATCTATCGTCATGTCTATGGCGACGAATTTCCAATTCGCATGTTCATGGAACCGCTGCGCGATGTCGTCCATGGCAGATCGGCGCCTCTGACAGTCTCCGGGTTTGTGGACCGGCTCAAGTACATCTGCACAACCTATGATCCGGGGGCAGGCCGCTACAAAACCGACTATGGGCTGGTATTCGGGAGCGCAATGGGCGGCATTTTGCTGTTGATGTTCGGCCTTGTGATTCTGCGGGAGTGGCGCAAGACGTGTCGCAGCGCATGA
- a CDS encoding cytochrome b N-terminal domain-containing protein: MIGAVRAVLRRGFELIEQPFDAVFGPSLNPLKQLGALGFFFFWIVAVSGIYLFIFFDTGIEQAYSSVQYMTVDHWYHAGVMRSLHRYASDLMVVMVATHLLREFAYDHYRGARWFSWFTGLPIIWLLYASGITGYWLVWDRLAQYVAVVSSELLDWLPIFGEPIARNFISTGTLTSRFFTLMVFMHVAVPLFLLFIMWVHIIRISRPKVNPPRMLAGLSLAALIAVSLWKPAVSQGPVDLSKVTAEIGLDWFFLPLYPLTDIWGNGSVWAFLAAFSVMIGLMPWLPPLRRSKVAEVNLDHCNGCTRCVEDCPYEAIRMVPRTDGLPFPAQAQVNPSLCVSCGICAGACPSSTPFRRTEDLVTGIDLPDYSIKMLRERTIAACQALQGPTKVLVFACEHGGAAGRVDGTVHLPCVAMAPPSLIDFVLSRKLADGVVMAGCAESAGFNRLGIEWTKQRFAGARDPYLRARVPRERVGTVWASALAQSKANSEIAAFTERVAALPPVTLQSPLPPSSPSPRLRSQPARVSEPAEVADD; encoded by the coding sequence GTGATCGGCGCAGTGCGGGCCGTCTTACGGCGAGGATTCGAACTGATCGAACAGCCGTTCGACGCGGTATTTGGGCCGTCGCTCAATCCCTTGAAGCAGCTCGGCGCTCTCGGCTTTTTTTTCTTTTGGATCGTCGCCGTCAGCGGCATCTATCTGTTCATTTTTTTCGATACCGGCATCGAGCAGGCATATTCATCCGTCCAGTATATGACGGTGGATCACTGGTATCATGCCGGCGTGATGCGCAGCCTGCATCGTTACGCCTCAGACCTGATGGTCGTGATGGTGGCGACTCATCTGCTGCGTGAATTTGCATACGACCATTATCGCGGAGCGCGCTGGTTCTCCTGGTTCACCGGACTGCCGATCATTTGGCTGCTCTATGCGAGCGGCATTACCGGCTATTGGCTGGTCTGGGACCGGCTCGCCCAGTATGTCGCCGTCGTGTCATCCGAACTGCTCGACTGGCTGCCGATCTTCGGCGAGCCGATCGCGCGCAATTTCATATCGACCGGCACACTCACCAGCCGCTTCTTCACGCTGATGGTGTTCATGCATGTCGCCGTTCCGCTGTTCCTGCTGTTTATCATGTGGGTTCACATCATCCGGATTTCGCGTCCGAAGGTGAATCCGCCGCGCATGCTCGCCGGCCTTTCGCTCGCGGCCCTGATCGCCGTGTCGCTCTGGAAGCCGGCGGTGTCGCAAGGCCCGGTGGATCTCAGCAAGGTGACGGCTGAAATCGGCCTCGACTGGTTCTTTCTGCCGCTCTATCCGTTGACCGATATCTGGGGAAATGGGAGTGTGTGGGCCTTTCTCGCTGCGTTTTCGGTGATGATCGGCTTGATGCCATGGCTGCCGCCGCTGCGGCGAAGCAAGGTGGCAGAGGTCAATCTTGATCACTGCAACGGCTGCACCCGCTGCGTCGAGGACTGCCCCTACGAAGCCATCAGGATGGTTCCGCGCACCGACGGGTTGCCGTTCCCGGCGCAGGCGCAGGTGAATCCGTCGCTGTGCGTTTCGTGCGGCATCTGTGCGGGCGCGTGCCCATCGTCGACGCCATTCCGGCGCACCGAAGATCTGGTCACGGGCATTGATCTGCCGGACTATTCCATCAAGATGCTGCGCGAGCGGACAATCGCGGCCTGTCAGGCGTTGCAGGGCCCCACCAAGGTCCTCGTTTTTGCATGCGAGCACGGAGGCGCCGCAGGACGCGTCGATGGTACGGTTCACCTGCCGTGTGTGGCCATGGCGCCGCCTTCGCTGATCGACTTTGTGCTGAGCCGCAAGCTGGCCGACGGTGTGGTGATGGCCGGTTGCGCGGAATCGGCGGGCTTCAACCGTCTCGGCATTGAGTGGACGAAGCAGCGCTTCGCCGGCGCGCGTGATCCCTATTTGCGGGCGCGGGTTCCGCGCGAGCGCGTAGGCACGGTCTGGGCGTCGGCGCTGGCACAGAGCAAGGCCAATTCTGAAATCGCCGCCTTCACCGAGCGGGTCGCGGCCCTGCCGCCCGTGACATTGCAGTCGCCGCTGCCGCCGAGCAGCCCTTCGCCACGGCTGCGGTCGCAGCCTGCGCGTGTTTCGGAACCGGCGGAGGTGGCGGATGACTAG
- a CDS encoding bacteriohemerythrin, translating into MALLQWKDQYSVGIEAVDHEHRELIDLINRLHEEFTTKRSKDTVEAFFGDLFRGISAHFALEERFMREQRYGELPQHKADHERLLDEIRDIMEMTRENDSLGQAELARRLDAWFSRHFETHDAALHKALGTHPH; encoded by the coding sequence ATGGCGCTGTTGCAATGGAAAGACCAGTACAGTGTCGGCATCGAGGCCGTCGATCATGAGCATCGCGAGCTGATTGACCTGATCAACCGCTTGCATGAGGAGTTCACAACCAAGCGCTCAAAAGATACGGTTGAGGCGTTCTTCGGCGATCTGTTCCGAGGCATTTCCGCTCACTTTGCGCTCGAGGAGCGGTTCATGCGTGAGCAGCGCTACGGCGAATTACCTCAGCACAAGGCGGATCACGAGCGCCTGCTCGACGAAATCCGCGACATCATGGAAATGACGCGGGAGAACGATAGCCTCGGCCAGGCCGAACTGGCCAGGCGGCTTGATGCATGGTTCTCGCGGCATTTCGAAACCCACGACGCGGCCCTGCACAAGGCGCTTGGTACGCATCCGCATTGA
- a CDS encoding cytochrome c family protein — protein sequence MVTIRLLAAFSVIALAPSLAFADDLAAGAKSFKKCTACHDVGPSAKNKVGPLLNNLDGRKSGTVEGYNYSAANKNSGIVWNNETFLEYIKDPKAKIPGTKMVFAGIKNETEARDLWAYIKQFGSDGQKK from the coding sequence ATGGTGACGATCAGACTTTTGGCGGCTTTCTCTGTGATTGCGCTCGCACCGAGCCTCGCTTTCGCGGACGACCTTGCGGCCGGTGCAAAAAGTTTCAAGAAATGCACGGCGTGCCACGATGTTGGCCCGTCGGCGAAGAACAAGGTCGGCCCGCTCCTGAACAATCTGGACGGCCGCAAGTCCGGTACGGTTGAAGGCTATAATTATTCGGCCGCCAACAAGAATTCCGGCATCGTCTGGAACAACGAGACATTCCTTGAATACATCAAGGACCCGAAGGCCAAGATTCCCGGCACCAAAATGGTGTTTGCTGGCATCAAGAACGAAACGGAAGCGCGCGATCTCTGGGCCTATATCAAGCAGTTCGGTTCGGACGGGCAGAAGAAATAG
- a CDS encoding vitamin B12-dependent ribonucleotide reductase: MKIERRYTKEGQSPYAEIEFRLTTSEIKNPDGSVVFRLDNVEVPEFWSQVASDVLAQKYFRKAGVPARLKKIEENSVPSFLWRAVADESALAEMPEGERFVGEHSSKQVFDRLAGTWAYWGWKGHYFDSEADAQAFYDELRYMLAMQMCAPNSPQWFNTGLHWAYGIDGPSQGHYYVDHETGELMKSDSAYEHPQPHACFIQSISDDLVNEGGIMDLWVREARLFKYGSGTGSNFSRLRGEGEKLSGGGKSSGLMSFLKIGDRAAGAIKSGGTTRRAAKMVVVDADHPDIEQYIDWKVKEEQKVASLVTGSRINQKHLKAILKACVNCEGSDDDCFDPEKNPALRREIKAARKMFVPDNYIQRVIQFARQGYKDIEFPVYDTDWDSEAYLTVSGQNSNNSVRVTDDFLKAVESDGDWDLTWRNKKGVAKTLKARALWEKIGYAAWACADPGLQYHTTVNDWHTCPASGEIRASNPCSEYMFLDDTACNLASLNLLTFRDEQSKQFDVEGYEHAVRLWTIVLEISVLMAQFPSKEIAQLSYEFRTLGLGYANIGGLLMSSGIPYDSDAGRAICAALTAIMTGISYATSAEMASELGTFPGYEKNREHMLRVMRNHRRAAYGAAVGYEHVSVAPVPLEAAHCPDPKLVAHAKFAWDKALSLGEEHGYRNAQATVIAPTGTIGLVMDCDTTGIEPDFALVKFKKLAGGGYFKIINRAVPEALRALGYGEAEIAEIEAYAVGHGNLSNAPAINHSTLKAKGFTKDALELVEQALPKAFDIKFVFNKWTLGEQFLRDALSVSPADLANPNFDLLTHLGFTKREIEAANIHVCGAMTVEGAPHLKPAHYAVFDCANPCGRTGKRYLSVESHIRMMAAAQPFISGAISKTINMPNEASVEDCKSAYMLSWKLALKANALYRDGSKLSQPLQSQLIADEEDEDEDVESFLDKPMAARTSALAERVIEKVVERVTVIRERERMPDRRKGYTQKAVVGGHKVYLRTGEYDDGRLGEIFIDMHKEGAALRSFINNFAIAVSLGLQYGVPLDEYVDAFTFTRFEPSGPVQGNDSIKFATSILDYVFRELAVSYMGRFDLAHVDPTEGQFDALGKGVEEGKAPSNPATKYLSKGLTRSRTDKLVVMSGGSGQQAAAAPQPTGNVTAFSGAVALKAEPEQKLSPAQALENLPWQTPAATAKAAAAEKRAEAKAKGYEGDPCSECQNYTLVRNGTCMKCDTCGSTTGCS, from the coding sequence ATGAAGATCGAGCGGCGCTACACCAAAGAGGGTCAGTCTCCCTACGCGGAGATCGAATTCCGTCTGACCACGAGCGAGATCAAGAATCCGGACGGCTCCGTCGTGTTTCGGCTCGACAATGTCGAGGTCCCCGAATTCTGGTCGCAGGTGGCGTCCGATGTTCTGGCACAGAAATATTTCCGTAAGGCTGGCGTGCCCGCGCGCCTGAAGAAGATCGAAGAGAATTCTGTTCCCTCCTTCCTGTGGCGCGCGGTGGCCGACGAGTCGGCGCTCGCCGAGATGCCCGAAGGCGAGCGCTTTGTCGGTGAGCATTCCTCCAAGCAGGTGTTCGACCGTCTTGCCGGCACCTGGGCCTATTGGGGCTGGAAGGGACACTATTTCGACAGCGAGGCCGACGCGCAGGCCTTCTATGACGAGCTGCGCTACATGCTGGCGATGCAGATGTGCGCGCCGAATTCGCCGCAATGGTTCAACACCGGCCTGCACTGGGCCTATGGCATCGACGGCCCCTCGCAGGGTCACTATTACGTCGACCACGAGACCGGCGAGCTGATGAAGTCCGACTCGGCCTACGAGCATCCGCAGCCGCATGCCTGCTTCATTCAGAGCATCAGCGACGATCTGGTGAATGAAGGCGGCATCATGGATCTGTGGGTGCGCGAAGCGCGCCTGTTCAAATACGGCTCCGGCACCGGCTCGAACTTCTCGCGCCTGCGCGGCGAAGGCGAGAAGCTGTCGGGCGGCGGCAAGTCGTCCGGCCTGATGAGCTTCCTGAAGATCGGCGACCGCGCCGCCGGCGCGATCAAGTCGGGCGGCACCACGCGCCGCGCGGCGAAGATGGTTGTGGTTGATGCCGACCATCCGGACATCGAGCAATATATCGACTGGAAGGTGAAGGAGGAGCAGAAGGTCGCCTCCCTCGTCACCGGCTCCAGGATCAACCAGAAGCACCTGAAGGCGATCCTGAAGGCCTGCGTCAATTGCGAGGGTTCGGACGACGATTGCTTTGATCCGGAGAAGAACCCTGCCCTCCGCCGCGAGATCAAGGCGGCGCGCAAGATGTTCGTGCCGGACAATTACATCCAGCGCGTGATCCAGTTCGCACGCCAGGGCTACAAGGACATCGAATTCCCGGTCTATGATACCGACTGGGACTCGGAGGCCTATCTCACCGTCTCCGGCCAGAATTCAAACAACTCGGTGCGCGTCACCGACGACTTCCTAAAGGCGGTCGAGAGCGACGGCGACTGGGACCTCACCTGGCGCAATAAGAAGGGCGTCGCTAAGACGCTGAAGGCGCGCGCGCTGTGGGAGAAGATCGGCTATGCGGCCTGGGCCTGCGCCGATCCCGGCCTGCAATACCATACGACCGTCAACGACTGGCACACCTGCCCAGCCTCGGGCGAGATCCGGGCCAGCAATCCGTGCTCGGAATACATGTTCCTGGACGACACGGCCTGCAATCTCGCCTCGCTGAACCTGCTCACCTTCCGTGACGAGCAATCCAAGCAGTTCGACGTCGAGGGTTACGAGCACGCGGTGCGGCTGTGGACCATCGTGCTCGAAATCTCGGTGCTGATGGCGCAATTCCCGTCCAAGGAAATCGCCCAGCTCTCGTACGAATTCCGCACGCTCGGTCTCGGCTACGCCAATATCGGCGGGCTCCTGATGTCGTCGGGTATTCCCTATGACTCCGATGCCGGCCGCGCCATCTGCGCCGCACTGACCGCGATCATGACCGGCATTTCCTACGCCACCTCGGCGGAAATGGCCTCCGAGCTCGGTACCTTTCCCGGTTATGAGAAGAACCGCGAGCATATGCTGCGGGTGATGCGCAACCACCGCCGCGCGGCTTATGGAGCTGCCGTCGGCTATGAGCATGTCTCGGTCGCGCCGGTGCCGCTCGAAGCCGCGCATTGTCCCGATCCCAAGCTCGTCGCGCACGCCAAGTTCGCCTGGGACAAGGCACTGTCGCTCGGCGAAGAGCACGGCTATCGCAACGCGCAGGCGACTGTGATCGCGCCGACCGGCACGATCGGCCTTGTCATGGATTGCGACACCACCGGCATCGAGCCCGACTTCGCGCTGGTGAAATTCAAGAAGCTTGCCGGCGGCGGTTACTTCAAGATCATCAACCGCGCCGTTCCCGAGGCGCTGCGAGCGCTCGGCTACGGCGAAGCCGAGATCGCCGAGATCGAGGCCTATGCCGTCGGTCACGGCAATCTCTCCAACGCGCCGGCGATCAATCACTCGACGCTGAAGGCCAAGGGCTTCACTAAGGATGCGCTCGAACTCGTCGAACAGGCCTTGCCGAAGGCTTTCGACATCAAGTTCGTGTTCAACAAGTGGACGCTTGGCGAGCAGTTCCTGCGCGACGCCCTCTCCGTCTCGCCGGCCGACCTCGCCAATCCGAACTTCGATCTCCTCACCCATCTCGGCTTCACCAAGCGCGAGATCGAGGCCGCCAACATCCATGTCTGCGGCGCGATGACGGTCGAAGGCGCCCCGCACCTGAAGCCTGCGCATTACGCGGTGTTCGACTGCGCCAATCCCTGTGGGCGCACCGGCAAGCGCTATCTGTCGGTGGAGAGCCACATCCGCATGATGGCGGCGGCGCAGCCCTTCATCTCCGGCGCGATCTCCAAGACCATCAACATGCCGAACGAGGCCTCGGTCGAGGACTGCAAGTCGGCTTACATGCTGTCCTGGAAGCTGGCGCTGAAGGCCAACGCGCTCTACCGCGACGGATCGAAACTCAGCCAGCCGCTGCAGAGCCAGCTCATCGCCGACGAGGAGGATGAGGACGAAGATGTCGAGAGCTTCCTCGACAAGCCGATGGCGGCGCGCACCTCGGCGCTCGCCGAGCGTGTGATCGAGAAGGTGGTCGAACGCGTCACCGTGATCCGCGAGCGCGAGCGCATGCCGGATCGGCGCAAGGGCTATACCCAGAAAGCCGTGGTCGGCGGCCACAAGGTCTATTTGCGTACCGGCGAATACGATGACGGGCGCCTCGGCGAAATCTTCATCGACATGCACAAGGAAGGCGCGGCCTTGCGCTCCTTCATCAACAACTTCGCGATCGCGGTCTCGCTCGGCCTGCAATATGGCGTGCCGCTCGACGAATATGTCGATGCCTTCACCTTCACCCGCTTCGAGCCCTCGGGCCCGGTGCAGGGCAACGACTCGATCAAGTTCGCGACCTCGATCCTCGACTATGTCTTCCGCGAACTCGCGGTGAGCTATATGGGCCGCTTCGATCTCGCCCATGTCGATCCGACCGAAGGCCAGTTCGACGCGCTCGGCAAGGGCGTGGAGGAAGGCAAGGCGCCCTCCAATCCCGCAACCAAATATCTGTCAAAGGGTCTCACCCGCTCGCGCACCGACAAGCTCGTTGTCATGTCGGGCGGTTCCGGCCAGCAGGCGGCCGCCGCGCCGCAGCCCACCGGCAACGTGACCGCCTTCTCGGGCGCGGTGGCGCTCAAGGCCGAGCCGGAGCAGAAACTGTCCCCCGCGCAGGCGCTGGAGAACCTGCCCTGGCAGACGCCGGCCGCAACCGCGAAAGCGGCCGCCGCCGAAAAACGCGCGGAGGCGAAAGCCAAGGGCTATGAAGGCGATCCCTGCAGCGAATGCCAAAACTACACACTGGTGCGCAACGGCACCTGCATGAAGTGCGATACCTGCGGATCGACGACGGGGTGTTCGTAG
- a CDS encoding dodecin family protein: MAVARVTELISASKKSFEDAIQVGITRAVQTLKNVEGVWVANQKCVIKDGKIDEYRVNLKVTFILQE, translated from the coding sequence ATGGCTGTCGCCCGCGTCACCGAACTCATTTCCGCATCCAAGAAGAGCTTTGAAGACGCCATCCAGGTTGGCATCACACGGGCGGTGCAGACCCTGAAGAATGTCGAGGGCGTCTGGGTCGCGAACCAGAAATGCGTCATCAAGGACGGCAAGATCGACGAATATCGGGTGAATTTGAAGGTGACCTTCATTCTTCAGGAATAA
- a CDS encoding NADH:ubiquinone oxidoreductase subunit NDUFA12, whose translation MKSLLLKIFTWWNGQTLNTQVWTWLYGELVGTDEFANRYYRTKGGKIDPVLGFERRWVIYNGYAEASTIPPAWHGWIHHIVDVPPTEEQYTPRAWQKPHRQNMTGTPGAYRPSGSTLVHGRRPKATGDYKAWTPGR comes from the coding sequence ATGAAAAGCCTGCTGCTGAAAATCTTTACCTGGTGGAACGGCCAGACGCTCAATACCCAGGTCTGGACCTGGCTCTATGGCGAGCTCGTCGGCACCGATGAATTCGCCAACCGCTATTACCGCACCAAGGGCGGCAAGATCGATCCGGTACTCGGTTTCGAGCGGCGCTGGGTCATCTACAACGGCTATGCCGAGGCCTCGACCATTCCGCCGGCCTGGCATGGCTGGATCCATCACATCGTCGATGTGCCGCCCACAGAAGAACAGTACACGCCGCGCGCCTGGCAGAAGCCGCATCGTCAGAACATGACTGGCACGCCCGGGGCTTATCGGCCGTCAGGTTCCACGTTGGTGCATGGTCGCCGCCCGAAGGCGACGGGCGACTACAAGGCCTGGACGCCGGGGCGTTGA
- a CDS encoding tripartite tricarboxylate transporter substrate-binding protein, with protein sequence MTWTHVRCALVGALAMTATVSLPARAQDYPTKPVTIVVPLAAGSGMDSLVRIYADKLQGALGKPVVVENRPGAALMLAAAAVATAPADGYTLLVSTSSAMAINPVLYKKVNYDHVKDFVPISFYVKSPFILVVNPDLPAKSVSELIKYVKESKTPPSYSSPGAGVAQHLSIEYMKKRFGLELTHVPYKNTPQSIQDIAAGHVQLGFAEAGASLPLIRDGKLRALAVSATTRIPSLPDVPPFAEAAKAPDFEAVSWHMLFAPAATPKPVVERLHKEMKKIMADPEMIKLTEKIGLIPVDTPDVAGIQTYLASEREKWGSLVKQLGLAGTM encoded by the coding sequence ATGACATGGACACACGTCCGCTGCGCGCTTGTCGGCGCGTTGGCGATGACCGCTACGGTCAGCTTGCCCGCGCGGGCGCAGGACTATCCAACCAAACCCGTGACCATTGTGGTCCCGCTCGCCGCCGGCTCCGGCATGGATTCGCTGGTGCGGATCTATGCCGACAAGCTGCAGGGCGCGCTCGGCAAGCCGGTCGTGGTCGAGAATCGCCCCGGCGCCGCGCTGATGCTCGCCGCCGCCGCGGTCGCGACCGCGCCTGCGGATGGCTACACGCTCCTGGTCTCGACCTCGTCGGCGATGGCGATCAACCCGGTCCTCTACAAGAAGGTGAACTATGATCACGTGAAGGATTTCGTGCCGATCTCCTTCTACGTAAAGTCGCCCTTCATTCTGGTGGTGAATCCCGATCTGCCCGCCAAGTCGGTTTCCGAGCTCATCAAATATGTGAAAGAGAGCAAGACGCCGCCGAGCTATTCCTCGCCCGGCGCCGGCGTCGCCCAGCATCTCTCCATCGAATACATGAAGAAGAGGTTCGGGCTCGAGCTCACGCATGTGCCCTACAAGAACACGCCGCAATCCATCCAGGACATCGCCGCCGGACATGTGCAGCTCGGCTTCGCCGAAGCCGGCGCCTCGCTGCCGCTGATCCGCGACGGCAAGCTGCGCGCGCTCGCGGTCTCCGCGACAACGCGCATTCCGTCCCTGCCGGACGTGCCGCCTTTCGCGGAAGCGGCCAAGGCGCCGGATTTCGAAGCGGTGTCCTGGCATATGTTGTTTGCGCCGGCCGCCACCCCGAAGCCCGTCGTCGAACGGCTGCACAAGGAAATGAAGAAGATCATGGCCGACCCGGAGATGATCAAGCTCACGGAAAAGATCGGCCTCATTCCGGTCGACACGCCTGATGTCGCCGGTATCCAGACATATCTCGCCTCCGAACGCGAGAAATGGGGCTCTCTCGTGAAGCAGCTGGGCCTTGCCGGGACGATGTAG
- a CDS encoding DUF2155 domain-containing protein: protein MHSALKRLTGAGRTAVASAAILAGCSLPVLAQFGTIFGDPPPRPPANVPSRPPVADPRDDQFFERRQQPLPPRSQQDPSGRIGPGRPPSQAIQSEPLAPPPGGIAAPEPSRQATPSPTPGLPPGVRQPRGTPQPANTAPQPGDEIISEPPTQKIENQQAVFSGLDKITGRIISFDVAIGETVQFGALQVVPRVCYTRPPTETPNTDAFIEVSEVTLQGEVRRIFTGWMFAASPGLHAVEHPIYDIWLTDCKQPLTKVAEDPPPAPAPQPAPQRQQPQPRAPQQSQPPAQQRPQPRPQQQPSSLERAFPTPIR, encoded by the coding sequence ATGCATTCTGCGCTGAAACGACTGACCGGGGCAGGCCGGACTGCCGTCGCTTCGGCTGCGATTCTGGCCGGCTGCTCACTGCCGGTTTTGGCTCAGTTCGGCACCATTTTTGGCGATCCACCGCCGCGGCCGCCGGCCAACGTGCCCAGCCGTCCGCCGGTAGCGGACCCGCGCGACGACCAGTTTTTCGAAAGGCGGCAGCAGCCGCTTCCGCCGCGCTCTCAGCAGGACCCCTCCGGCCGAATTGGCCCGGGCCGGCCGCCATCGCAGGCGATCCAGAGCGAGCCGCTGGCACCGCCGCCCGGCGGCATCGCCGCGCCGGAACCCTCGCGCCAGGCGACGCCGTCCCCGACGCCCGGTCTGCCGCCGGGCGTGCGTCAGCCGCGCGGTACGCCGCAGCCGGCCAACACCGCCCCGCAGCCGGGCGACGAAATCATTTCCGAGCCGCCGACGCAAAAGATCGAGAACCAGCAGGCGGTGTTCTCCGGTCTCGACAAGATCACCGGCCGCATCATCTCGTTCGATGTGGCGATCGGGGAGACGGTGCAGTTCGGTGCGCTGCAGGTGGTGCCGCGCGTCTGCTATACGCGTCCGCCGACCGAGACGCCGAACACCGACGCCTTCATTGAAGTCAGTGAAGTGACCCTGCAGGGCGAGGTGCGCCGCATCTTCACCGGCTGGATGTTTGCAGCGAGTCCGGGCCTGCATGCGGTGGAGCATCCGATCTACGACATCTGGCTCACCGATTGTAAGCAGCCGCTGACCAAGGTGGCGGAAGATCCGCCGCCTGCGCCGGCGCCGCAACCCGCGCCGCAACGTCAGCAGCCACAGCCGCGTGCCCCGCAGCAATCGCAGCCGCCGGCACAGCAGCGTCCACAGCCGCGGCCCCAACAACAACCGAGTTCGCTCGAGCGCGCCTTCCCGACGCCGATCCGGTAG
- the aat gene encoding leucyl/phenylalanyl-tRNA--protein transferase gives MASRETARDTGFVEITPEVLLKAYACGIFPMAESAEDPSIYWIEPDERGIIPLDRFHVPKRLTRTIRSDRYTVHVDRDIEAVIDGCASPAADRTRTWINRRIRSLYLRLAEIGHCHSVETYDGDTLVGGLYGVRLGRAFFGESMFHTARDASKVALVHLVARLRVGGFILLDTQFVTDHLKTFGAVEISKLRYHRMLETALTGEGDFFAIGDGPVTGAQTLDHIA, from the coding sequence ATGGCCAGCCGCGAAACCGCGCGAGATACCGGCTTTGTCGAGATCACCCCGGAGGTGCTGCTGAAGGCCTATGCCTGCGGCATTTTCCCGATGGCGGAAAGCGCAGAAGACCCCTCGATCTATTGGATCGAGCCGGACGAGCGTGGGATCATTCCGCTGGACAGGTTCCATGTTCCCAAGCGGCTCACCCGCACCATCCGCAGTGACCGCTACACCGTCCACGTCGATCGCGATATCGAGGCCGTGATTGACGGCTGCGCCTCGCCGGCCGCCGATCGCACCCGCACCTGGATTAACCGCCGCATCCGGTCGCTTTATCTCCGGCTAGCCGAGATCGGGCATTGCCACTCGGTCGAGACATATGACGGCGACACCCTGGTCGGCGGATTGTATGGCGTGCGGCTCGGTCGCGCCTTTTTCGGCGAGAGCATGTTCCATACCGCGCGCGACGCATCGAAGGTTGCGCTGGTGCATCTGGTGGCGCGGCTGCGGGTGGGCGGATTCATTCTGCTCGACACCCAGTTTGTCACCGATCACCTGAAGACGTTTGGCGCCGTCGAAATCTCCAAGCTCCGCTATCACAGGATGCTGGAAACGGCACTCACTGGCGAAGGCGATTTCTTTGCGATCGGCGACGGCCCCGTGACCGGCGCGCAAACGCTCGACCACATCGCGTAA
- a CDS encoding response regulator yields the protein MDESSQSVCVLLVEDEGLIAEMISLALEDRGYRVCISDNADDALRLLASDEPIDILFTDINLPGNMDGAVLAVKAREIRPDLPVIFASGRWSLLDKLQTIPHSAILPKPYSVTRACEAVKLLLDGARPAESLSV from the coding sequence ATGGACGAGTCCAGTCAATCTGTCTGTGTCCTGCTGGTTGAGGATGAAGGACTGATCGCAGAAATGATCAGCCTTGCTCTGGAAGACCGGGGCTACCGCGTCTGCATTTCCGACAACGCCGACGATGCGCTGCGACTTCTCGCTTCCGATGAGCCAATCGATATCCTGTTCACCGATATCAATCTGCCGGGCAACATGGACGGCGCCGTCCTCGCCGTGAAAGCGCGTGAGATACGGCCGGATCTGCCCGTCATCTTCGCATCCGGTCGTTGGAGCCTTTTGGACAAGCTGCAGACAATTCCGCATTCTGCCATTCTGCCGAAGCCGTACAGCGTCACCCGCGCCTGCGAGGCGGTGAAACTCCTGCTTGATGGCGCGCGTCCGGCGGAGTCGCTATCCGTTTAG